From a region of the Sminthopsis crassicaudata isolate SCR6 chromosome 6, ASM4859323v1, whole genome shotgun sequence genome:
- the MS4A3 gene encoding membrane-spanning 4-domains subfamily A member 3 isoform X1 — translation MEQQIEKSPQCVTTANHDAHLMRLGRKMVARSPYKPLDQSLKMLKGDSKVLGVLQILNGGLIFALGIFLGLLQPASDFPRKSFFITFYTGYPFWGAAFFIISGSISVVAEGKPTKNLVQSSFGMNVASATISFTGFIFLIINFLVNGWEVSHCLSAAPNVCTLTSFTSNGLLSLISILTVLEFCITISLTVLGSKANCCDSDEVISSLSDSSVVVEISPVEQRPEGLQASIPANDTEILSK, via the exons ATGGAGCAGCAGATTGAAAAGAGTCCACAATGTGTGACCACCGCAAACCACGATGCTCACCTCATGAGGTTGGGACGGAAGATGGTGGCTAGATCTCCTTATAAGCCGTTGGATCAATCTCTGAAGATGCTCAAGGGAGATTCAAAGGTCCTTGGA GTTCTCCAGATCCTGAATGGGGGTTTGATCTTTGCTTTAGGGATATTTTTAGGCTTACTCCAACCTGCTTCTGATTTCCCCAGAAAATCTTTCTTTATTACCTTCTACACAGGCTACCCTTTCTGGGGAGCTGCATTT TTCATCATTTCAGGATCTATTTCCGTTGTAGCTGAGGGAAAACCCACAAAAAATTTG GTGCAAAGCAGTTTTGGAATGAACGTTGCCAGTGCAACAATCTCATTCACcggcttcatttttcttatcatcAATTTTTTGGTAAATGGTTGGGAAGTCAGCCACTGTTTATCAGCAGCTCCTAATGTGTGCACTTTGACCAGTTTCACATCGAAT GGGCTCCTGTCTTTGATATCGATCCTCACTGTGCTAGAATTTTGCATTACCATTTCTCTCACAGTCTTGGGGAGTAAAGCAAACTGTTGTGATTCTGATGAG GTGATTTCATCTCTTTCTGATTCTTCTGTGGTGGTTGAGATATCCCCGGTTGAACAGCGTCCTGAAGGCCTGCAAGCCTCAATCCCAGCGAATGACACTGAGATACTAAGCAAATAG
- the MS4A3 gene encoding membrane-spanning 4-domains subfamily A member 3 isoform X2, whose translation MEQQIEKSPQCVTTANHDAHLMRLGRKMVARSPYKPLDQSLKMLKGDSKVLQILNGGLIFALGIFLGLLQPASDFPRKSFFITFYTGYPFWGAAFFIISGSISVVAEGKPTKNLVQSSFGMNVASATISFTGFIFLIINFLVNGWEVSHCLSAAPNVCTLTSFTSNGLLSLISILTVLEFCITISLTVLGSKANCCDSDEVISSLSDSSVVVEISPVEQRPEGLQASIPANDTEILSK comes from the exons ATGGAGCAGCAGATTGAAAAGAGTCCACAATGTGTGACCACCGCAAACCACGATGCTCACCTCATGAGGTTGGGACGGAAGATGGTGGCTAGATCTCCTTATAAGCCGTTGGATCAATCTCTGAAGATGCTCAAGGGAGATTCAAAG GTTCTCCAGATCCTGAATGGGGGTTTGATCTTTGCTTTAGGGATATTTTTAGGCTTACTCCAACCTGCTTCTGATTTCCCCAGAAAATCTTTCTTTATTACCTTCTACACAGGCTACCCTTTCTGGGGAGCTGCATTT TTCATCATTTCAGGATCTATTTCCGTTGTAGCTGAGGGAAAACCCACAAAAAATTTG GTGCAAAGCAGTTTTGGAATGAACGTTGCCAGTGCAACAATCTCATTCACcggcttcatttttcttatcatcAATTTTTTGGTAAATGGTTGGGAAGTCAGCCACTGTTTATCAGCAGCTCCTAATGTGTGCACTTTGACCAGTTTCACATCGAAT GGGCTCCTGTCTTTGATATCGATCCTCACTGTGCTAGAATTTTGCATTACCATTTCTCTCACAGTCTTGGGGAGTAAAGCAAACTGTTGTGATTCTGATGAG GTGATTTCATCTCTTTCTGATTCTTCTGTGGTGGTTGAGATATCCCCGGTTGAACAGCGTCCTGAAGGCCTGCAAGCCTCAATCCCAGCGAATGACACTGAGATACTAAGCAAATAG